One Ranitomeya imitator isolate aRanImi1 chromosome 1, aRanImi1.pri, whole genome shotgun sequence DNA window includes the following coding sequences:
- the LOC138651873 gene encoding uncharacterized protein, producing the protein MESDAQLVTSEFSIKVFDCVQIRRHTCPLNHFQTIFLKKCNALDLDLDHCNVGKMHIYQGHRVMVVSALSIQKSTSVNSRYHQRNVLPDNAHAAPHKDIATTMFHCRHHEFFFVLLTFVTSYTIEAISSKNIYLHLIIPEHRVTVVFLDFSTGPLLQERFPSRTTPFHAIFLQCTPYCVMGNTHPLLAFYFFLSNCSDIAH; encoded by the coding sequence atggagagtgatgctcaacttgtcacTTCAGAGTTCTCCATAAAAGTATTCGATtgtgttcagatcaggagacatacttgcccactgaatcactttcagacTATTTTTCTTAAAAAATGCAATGCCTTAGATTTGGATTTGGATCATTGTAATGTTGGAAAAATGCATATCTACCAAGGGCACAGAGTGATGGTAGTATCTGCTCTTTCAATACAGaaaagtacatctgtgaattcaagaTACCATCAAAGAAATGTACTCCCAGACAAcgctcatgcagccccacataaagacattgccaccaccatgtttcactgtaggcatcatgaatttttctttgtactcctcactTTTGTGACTTCATATACTATTGAAGccatcagttccaaaaacatttatcttCATCTCATCATTCCAGAGCATAGAGTCACAGTAGTCTTCTTAGATTTCAGCACTGGCCCTCTGCTTCAGGAGAGGTTTCCTTCGAGAACGACACCCTTTCATGCCATTTTTCTGCAGTGTACGCCATATTGTGTCATGGGAAACACTCACCCTCTTTTGGCTTTCTACTTTTTTTTATCTAACTGCAGTGACATTGCACATTGA